A region from the Lysobacter sp. BMK333-48F3 genome encodes:
- a CDS encoding alpha/beta hydrolase, which produces MPKPSLRTALAALLAVAAWPAWAGELPVTFVVAGRKVAATLSLPERGRNPPVVLLLPEFAGNRDERRGGAVKEGVYARAAQRWAERGIASLRIDYRYNGDSDGQFADGSLDAYVIDGVQALEYLAGTGKVDPQRMAVVGWGMGGAVATGVAARSRYPLDGLALWNPDVDVGAAFIQRFGRDKIRQGLAGAEAPTTIDLAVGRTIALKQPFFVSLFTLSPPAEIARYGGPLMVAVGTRDEIGAPQPAQAESLIRYHGGEGELLVLPMDRMFNLSKSQRQVDALIEATESFLLNHFR; this is translated from the coding sequence ATGCCCAAGCCCTCGCTCCGCACCGCGCTCGCCGCCTTGTTGGCCGTCGCCGCGTGGCCGGCCTGGGCCGGCGAGCTGCCGGTGACCTTCGTCGTCGCCGGGCGCAAGGTCGCGGCCACCCTGAGCCTGCCGGAGCGCGGCCGCAATCCGCCGGTGGTGCTGCTGTTGCCCGAATTCGCCGGCAATCGCGACGAACGCCGCGGCGGCGCGGTCAAGGAAGGCGTGTACGCACGCGCCGCGCAGCGCTGGGCCGAGCGCGGCATCGCCAGCCTGCGCATCGACTATCGCTACAACGGCGACAGCGACGGCCAGTTCGCCGACGGCAGCCTGGACGCGTACGTGATCGACGGCGTGCAGGCGCTGGAGTATCTGGCCGGCACCGGCAAGGTCGACCCGCAGCGCATGGCGGTGGTCGGCTGGGGCATGGGCGGCGCGGTCGCGACCGGGGTGGCCGCGCGCAGCCGTTATCCGCTCGACGGCCTGGCGCTGTGGAACCCGGACGTCGACGTCGGCGCGGCCTTCATCCAGCGTTTCGGCCGCGACAAGATCCGCCAGGGCCTGGCCGGCGCGGAGGCGCCGACCACCATCGATCTGGCGGTCGGGCGCACCATCGCCTTGAAGCAGCCGTTCTTCGTCAGCCTGTTCACCCTGTCGCCGCCGGCCGAAATCGCCCGTTACGGCGGCCCGCTGATGGTCGCCGTGGGCACCCGCGACGAAATCGGCGCGCCGCAACCGGCCCAGGCCGAAAGCCTGATCCGCTACCACGGCGGCGAAGGCGAACTGCTGGTGCTGCCGATGGACCGGATGTTCAATCTGAGCAAGAGCCAACGCCAGGTCGATGCGCTGATCGAGGCCACCGAGAGCTTTCTGCTGAATCACTTCCGCTAG
- a CDS encoding CBS domain-containing protein — translation MDIDSIMTPNPVCAQPDTSLRTVARMMRDHDVGEIPIVDQDRRPLGVVTDRDIVVRLVASGQDPTQIAASDCMSSPAITLEADAELKRCADLMMRERIRRVPIVDGDGRLCGIVALADLERRQELRSLNTEVMRSVSQPH, via the coding sequence ATGGATATCGACAGCATCATGACCCCCAACCCGGTCTGCGCGCAGCCGGACACCTCCCTGCGCACCGTCGCGCGGATGATGCGCGATCACGACGTCGGCGAGATTCCGATCGTCGACCAGGACCGTCGCCCGCTCGGCGTGGTCACCGACCGCGACATCGTCGTGCGTCTGGTCGCCTCCGGCCAGGACCCGACCCAGATCGCGGCCAGCGACTGCATGAGCAGCCCGGCGATCACCCTGGAAGCCGATGCCGAACTCAAGCGATGCGCCGACCTGATGATGCGCGAACGCATCCGCCGCGTGCCGATCGTCGACGGCGACGGCCGCTTGTGCGGCATCGTCGCCCTCGCCGATCTGGAACGGCGGCAGGAACTGCGCTCCTTGAATACCGAGGTGATGCGCAGCGTGTCGCAGCCGCACTGA
- a CDS encoding DoxX family protein, producing the protein MSAIATVPDSSPRAPFLARIDAVGRWLAPLGLRALLAWEFFEAGREKLHGQNWFAELSGRFPPPFSWLGADLNWHLATGLELGASVALLLGLGTRYAAAALWVLTLVAIGAVHWPQHWDSLAELWRGYAISDAGYGNYKLPLLYLAMLLPLILNGAGRLSLDALLARRAPAAVAADRNAWGWTALAIGLSTAPLLPAFGATVAVLGLGLLAQSRLRRPQPLAAASL; encoded by the coding sequence ATGTCCGCAATCGCGACCGTCCCCGATTCTTCCCCGCGCGCGCCGTTTCTGGCCCGCATCGACGCGGTCGGCCGCTGGCTGGCGCCGCTGGGCCTGCGCGCCCTGCTGGCCTGGGAGTTCTTCGAAGCCGGACGCGAGAAGCTGCACGGGCAGAACTGGTTCGCCGAACTGAGCGGACGCTTCCCGCCGCCGTTTTCTTGGCTGGGCGCCGACCTCAACTGGCATCTGGCGACCGGGCTGGAGCTCGGCGCCAGCGTGGCCCTGCTGCTGGGCCTGGGCACGCGCTACGCCGCCGCGGCGTTGTGGGTGCTGACCCTGGTCGCGATCGGCGCGGTGCACTGGCCGCAGCACTGGGACAGCCTGGCCGAGCTGTGGCGCGGCTACGCGATCAGCGACGCAGGCTACGGCAACTACAAGCTGCCGCTGCTGTACCTGGCGATGCTGCTGCCATTGATCCTCAACGGCGCCGGCCGGCTCAGCCTGGACGCGCTGCTCGCCCGCCGCGCACCGGCCGCGGTCGCCGCCGACCGCAATGCCTGGGGCTGGACCGCGCTGGCGATAGGCCTGTCGACCGCGCCCTTGTTGCCGGCGTTCGGCGCCACGGTGGCCGTCCTGGGCCTGGGCCTGCTGGCGCAGAGCCGCTTGCGGCGCCCGCAACCGCTCGCCGCCGCCTCTCTTTGA
- a CDS encoding EF-hand domain-containing protein — MARSETCKPHTDSPRSDLHARRASTGVLGIALAATVLTGLFGGSAFAMQPLAQGYLLGAAHAGAEGKCGEGKCGSSKAGAKAAQAEGKCGEGKCGGSKAGGKAAQAEGKCGEGKCGDASFAKTDRSGDGRVSRAELLAVAPQRGADFAKIDRDRDGFISESEAYEFLKATYAANGKPMPAGLFAKQPANGR; from the coding sequence ATGGCCCGTTCCGAAACCTGTAAACCCCATACCGACTCGCCCCGTTCCGACCTGCACGCCAGGCGCGCGTCCACCGGCGTGCTCGGCATCGCCCTTGCCGCGACCGTGCTGACCGGCTTGTTCGGCGGCTCCGCCTTCGCCATGCAGCCGCTGGCGCAGGGCTATCTGCTCGGCGCCGCCCACGCCGGCGCCGAGGGCAAGTGCGGCGAAGGCAAGTGCGGCAGCAGCAAGGCCGGCGCCAAGGCCGCGCAGGCCGAGGGCAAGTGCGGCGAAGGCAAATGCGGCGGCAGCAAGGCCGGCGGCAAGGCCGCGCAGGCCGAAGGCAAGTGCGGCGAGGGCAAGTGCGGCGACGCCTCGTTCGCCAAGACCGACCGTAGCGGCGATGGCCGGGTTTCGCGCGCCGAGCTCCTCGCCGTGGCGCCGCAGCGCGGTGCCGACTTCGCCAAGATCGACCGCGACCGCGACGGCTTCATTTCCGAATCCGAGGCCTACGAGTTCCTCAAGGCCACCTACGCCGCCAACGGCAAGCCGATGCCGGCCGGCCTGTTCGCCAAGCAGCCCGCCAACGGCCGCTGA
- a CDS encoding DUF692 domain-containing protein yields MDTALDARSAGLGLRRGLLPELLAMDAGAVDFLECAPDNWIGVGGRYGEVLAELSSRFPLSAHGLSLSLGGTAPLDTQLLRRTREFLDRQRVALYSEHLSYCADDGHLYDLMPIPFTDEAIGHVAARIRQAQDALGRRIAVENVSYYAAPYQALSEADFIAAVLAEADCDLLLDLNNLSVNAHNHGYAVGEFLDRLPGERIASYHVAGHYDDAEGLKIDTHGAAVREDAWTLLDQAYRRFGVRPTLLERDFNLPPLAELLQETQRIRALQSAHAVVAEAA; encoded by the coding sequence ATGGACACTGCACTCGATGCCCGTTCGGCCGGCCTCGGCCTGCGCCGCGGCCTGCTGCCGGAACTGCTGGCGATGGACGCCGGCGCGGTCGACTTCCTGGAATGCGCGCCGGACAACTGGATCGGCGTCGGCGGCCGCTACGGCGAAGTCCTGGCCGAGCTGTCCTCGCGTTTTCCCTTGAGCGCGCACGGTCTGTCGCTGTCGCTGGGCGGCACCGCGCCGCTGGACACGCAGTTGCTGCGCCGCACCCGCGAATTCCTCGACCGCCAGCGGGTCGCCTTGTACAGCGAACACCTGAGCTATTGCGCCGACGACGGCCATCTCTACGACCTGATGCCGATTCCGTTCACCGATGAGGCGATCGGCCATGTCGCCGCGCGCATCCGCCAGGCCCAGGACGCGCTGGGCCGGCGCATCGCGGTCGAGAACGTGTCCTACTACGCCGCGCCGTACCAGGCGCTGAGCGAGGCGGACTTCATCGCCGCGGTGCTGGCCGAGGCCGACTGCGATCTGCTGCTGGACCTCAACAACCTCAGCGTCAACGCGCACAACCACGGCTACGCGGTCGGCGAATTCCTGGACCGGCTGCCGGGCGAGCGGATCGCCTCGTACCACGTCGCCGGCCACTACGACGATGCCGAGGGACTGAAGATCGACACCCACGGCGCGGCGGTGCGCGAGGACGCCTGGACCCTGCTGGACCAGGCCTACCGCCGCTTCGGCGTGCGTCCGACCTTGCTCGAGCGCGATTTCAATCTGCCGCCGCTGGCCGAGTTGCTGCAGGAAACCCAGCGCATCCGCGCCCTGCAGAGCGCCCACGCGGTCGTCGCGGAGGCCGCCTGA
- a CDS encoding putative DNA-binding domain-containing protein: MSARLQQQQWALARYLRDPAANPPPPGLEPRRLRVYRELFFNAVEGLLAGSFPVLRQSLPAPRWTALVRGFYAGHRARTPLFPQLAAEFVDYVQSLPEHGEWPAWLAELAHYEWIEQELALSDAVLPDDDPQADLLDGVPQLSPLARVLGYRWPVAELGPAFLPAQAPAQPTTLLVYRDGGHEVRFAGLAAPAYRLLNAIAQRRASGRRHLAALAAEAGLSDAADLRRWQEQGLDLLRQLRAAGVIFAATDTQGALS, translated from the coding sequence ATGAGCGCACGCCTGCAGCAACAACAGTGGGCCCTGGCCCGGTACTTGCGCGACCCGGCCGCGAATCCGCCGCCGCCGGGGCTGGAACCGCGCCGGCTGCGGGTCTACCGCGAGCTGTTCTTCAACGCCGTCGAAGGCCTGCTGGCCGGCAGCTTCCCGGTGCTGCGCCAGAGCTTGCCGGCGCCGCGCTGGACCGCGTTGGTGCGCGGCTTCTATGCCGGACATCGCGCGCGGACGCCGTTGTTCCCGCAACTGGCCGCGGAGTTCGTCGATTACGTCCAGTCCTTGCCCGAGCACGGCGAGTGGCCGGCCTGGCTGGCCGAACTCGCGCATTACGAATGGATCGAGCAGGAACTGGCGCTCAGCGACGCCGTCCTCCCCGACGACGATCCGCAGGCCGATCTGCTCGACGGTGTGCCGCAGCTGTCGCCCCTGGCGCGGGTATTGGGCTACCGCTGGCCGGTCGCCGAACTGGGCCCGGCGTTCCTGCCGGCGCAGGCGCCGGCACAGCCGACCACCTTGCTGGTCTATCGCGACGGCGGACACGAGGTGCGCTTTGCCGGCCTCGCCGCGCCGGCCTATCGCTTGTTGAACGCGATCGCGCAGCGCCGCGCCAGCGGCCGCCGGCACCTGGCCGCGCTCGCTGCCGAGGCCGGGCTGAGCGATGCCGCCGATCTGCGCCGCTGGCAGGAACAAGGCCTGGACCTGCTGCGGCAGCTGCGCGCCGCCGGCGTGATTTTCGCCGCTACCGACACTCAAGGAGCTCTGTCATGA
- a CDS encoding alpha/beta hydrolase, giving the protein MNRSVFAAFAYVRQSALVLGLALACAGLAPAAAAAETPSPAPATTAILVHGAFADADSWAQVAKRLQARGLHTVSVRLPLTSLHDDAEATRRALQAAPGPVVLVGHSWGGTVITEAGDDAKVAALVYVAAFAPDVGQNTAGQGSGYPTPPGLAHLVADDGVLRIDEQGMLQDFAQDLKPRVARELFRAQLPIHARAFDDTVAHAAWKGRPSWYLVARQDRMIAPQLQTATAQRIGAELRSIAGSHAAPLAHPGAVAEVILEAAGKRPPQAAAHEEG; this is encoded by the coding sequence ATGAACCGCTCTGTCTTCGCCGCTTTCGCTTACGTCCGCCAGAGCGCACTCGTGCTCGGCCTGGCTCTGGCCTGCGCCGGCCTCGCGCCCGCCGCTGCCGCCGCCGAGACGCCGTCGCCGGCGCCCGCCACCACCGCGATCCTGGTCCACGGCGCCTTCGCCGATGCGGACAGTTGGGCCCAGGTGGCCAAGCGGCTGCAGGCGCGCGGCCTGCACACCGTCAGCGTGCGCCTGCCCCTGACCTCGCTGCACGACGATGCCGAAGCGACCCGGCGCGCGCTGCAGGCCGCGCCGGGGCCGGTGGTCCTGGTCGGGCATTCCTGGGGCGGCACGGTCATCACCGAGGCCGGCGACGACGCCAAGGTCGCGGCGCTGGTCTATGTCGCCGCATTCGCACCCGACGTCGGCCAGAACACGGCCGGGCAGGGCAGCGGCTATCCGACGCCGCCCGGGCTGGCGCACCTGGTCGCCGACGACGGCGTGCTGCGGATCGACGAGCAGGGCATGCTGCAAGACTTCGCCCAGGACTTGAAGCCACGCGTCGCGCGCGAACTGTTCCGCGCCCAGTTGCCGATCCATGCGCGGGCTTTCGACGACACCGTCGCCCACGCCGCGTGGAAGGGACGGCCGAGCTGGTATCTGGTCGCCCGCCAGGACCGGATGATCGCACCGCAGTTGCAGACCGCCACCGCCCAGCGCATCGGCGCCGAACTGCGTTCGATCGCCGGCAGCCACGCCGCGCCGCTGGCGCATCCGGGCGCGGTGGCCGAGGTCATTCTCGAAGCCGCCGGCAAGCGTCCGCCGCAAGCGGCCGCGCACGAGGAGGGCTGA
- a CDS encoding redoxin family protein, which translates to MRTAVAALATAACLLLAACRGDAQAEPARPAPAPEFVGIERWINGPPLTLAGLRGRVALVEFWTYACVNCIRVTPHVNEWHRRYRDLGLTVVGVHTPEYEAERVPGNVQAAVKRYGIEYPVALDNDYRTWNAYRNRFWPALYLIDRQGRVVYRHIGEGDYDVTDAKIRELLARR; encoded by the coding sequence ATGCGTACCGCCGTGGCGGCGCTGGCGACCGCGGCCTGCCTGCTGCTGGCCGCCTGCCGCGGCGATGCCCAGGCCGAGCCGGCGCGCCCGGCGCCGGCGCCGGAGTTCGTCGGCATCGAGCGCTGGATCAACGGCCCGCCGTTGACCCTGGCCGGACTGCGCGGCCGGGTGGCGCTGGTCGAGTTCTGGACCTACGCCTGCGTCAACTGCATCCGGGTGACGCCGCACGTCAACGAGTGGCATCGGCGCTACCGCGACCTCGGCCTGACCGTGGTCGGCGTGCACACGCCCGAGTACGAGGCCGAACGCGTACCCGGCAACGTCCAGGCGGCGGTGAAGCGCTATGGCATCGAGTACCCGGTCGCGCTGGACAACGACTACCGGACCTGGAACGCATACCGCAACCGGTTCTGGCCGGCCCTGTACCTGATCGACCGGCAGGGGCGGGTGGTCTACCGCCATATCGGCGAAGGCGACTACGACGTCACCGACGCCAAGATCCGCGAGCTGCTGGCGCGCCGGTGA
- a CDS encoding response regulator, whose protein sequence is MDHVDHILVVDDDREIRQMVADYLRKNGLRASVAADGREMRAALDADAVDLIVLDLMMPGEDGLVLCRNLRAGKHRAVPVLMLTARDDPTDRIVGLEMGADDYLVKPFAARELLARINAVLRRTRMLPPNLQISEAARLIGFGRWRLDTTARHLLDPEGTAVALSGAEFRLLRVFLDHPQRVLSRDQLLSLTQGRDAEHFDRSIDLLVSRVRQRLQDDAREPAYIKTVRSEGYVFSMPVELIGGEA, encoded by the coding sequence ATGGATCACGTAGATCACATCCTGGTCGTCGACGACGACCGCGAGATCCGCCAGATGGTCGCCGACTATCTGCGCAAGAACGGGTTGCGCGCCAGCGTCGCCGCCGACGGCCGCGAGATGCGCGCGGCGCTGGACGCCGATGCGGTCGACCTGATCGTGCTCGATCTGATGATGCCCGGCGAGGACGGACTGGTGCTGTGCCGCAACCTGCGCGCCGGCAAGCACCGCGCGGTGCCGGTGTTGATGCTGACCGCGCGCGACGACCCTACCGACCGCATCGTCGGCCTGGAGATGGGCGCCGACGACTATCTGGTCAAGCCCTTCGCCGCGCGCGAGCTGCTGGCGCGGATCAACGCGGTGCTGCGCCGCACCCGCATGCTGCCGCCCAATCTGCAGATCAGCGAGGCCGCGCGCCTGATCGGTTTCGGCCGCTGGCGGCTGGACACCACCGCGCGCCATCTGCTCGATCCCGAGGGCACCGCGGTGGCGCTGAGCGGGGCCGAGTTCCGCCTGTTGCGGGTGTTCCTCGACCATCCGCAACGCGTGCTCAGCCGCGATCAGCTGCTGAGCCTGACCCAGGGCCGCGACGCCGAGCACTTCGATCGCTCCATCGATCTGCTGGTCAGCCGGGTGCGCCAGCGGCTGCAGGACGACGCGCGCGAGCCTGCCTACATCAAGACCGTGCGCAGCGAAGGCTATGTGTTCAGCATGCCGGTCGAGCTGATCGGCGGTGAGGCGTGA
- a CDS encoding ATP-binding protein, with protein sequence MNAPAPRGWRLLPRTIAARLYLVLFAGLLTAHALSFALLFYERYQAATSMLMSNLERDVTVAVAILDRVPAQERASWLPLLKRRTFHYLLGPGQGGGPLASDTAREFVARVGAALGPRYPVRANAVSAEPERFQIHLRLSDGESLTVQVQPSAMPIALWLPYVLAVQLALLLLCTWGAVRLATRPLAQLARAAESLSPAGQGPRLRETGPVEVVSAAAAFNAMQDRIAQYTQERLQILASISHDLQTPITRMKLRCEALDEGPQRDKTLDDLGEMERLVREGIAYARSAHGAAEAPLRIDLDAFLQSLVYDYQDTGRPVGLSGRSERLLVTRPHALRRILANLIDNALAYAGSAELELGRDGDTAVLRVADRGPGIPQDQLEQVMQPFYRLEGSRNRDSGGTGLGLAIAQQLAASAGARLSLRNRDGGGLEAIVRLDDVDAA encoded by the coding sequence GTGAACGCGCCGGCGCCGCGCGGCTGGCGGCTGCTGCCGCGCACGATCGCGGCGCGGCTGTACCTGGTGCTGTTCGCCGGGCTGTTGACCGCGCACGCGCTGTCGTTCGCGCTGTTGTTCTACGAGCGCTACCAGGCCGCGACCTCGATGCTGATGAGCAACCTGGAGCGGGACGTGACCGTCGCGGTCGCGATCCTGGACCGGGTACCGGCGCAGGAGCGCGCGAGCTGGCTGCCGTTGCTCAAGCGCCGCACCTTCCACTACCTGCTCGGGCCCGGGCAGGGCGGCGGGCCGCTGGCCAGCGACACCGCGCGCGAGTTCGTGGCCCGGGTCGGCGCCGCGCTGGGGCCGCGCTATCCGGTGCGGGCCAATGCGGTGTCGGCCGAACCGGAGCGGTTCCAGATCCATCTGCGGCTGAGCGACGGCGAAAGCCTGACCGTGCAGGTGCAGCCCTCGGCGATGCCGATCGCGCTCTGGCTGCCGTACGTGCTGGCGGTGCAGTTGGCATTGCTGCTGCTGTGCACCTGGGGCGCGGTGCGCCTGGCGACGCGGCCGCTGGCGCAGCTGGCGCGCGCGGCCGAGTCGCTGAGTCCGGCCGGGCAGGGGCCGCGCCTGCGCGAAACCGGACCGGTCGAGGTGGTCAGCGCGGCGGCCGCGTTCAACGCCATGCAGGACCGCATCGCTCAATACACTCAGGAGCGGCTGCAGATCCTGGCCTCGATTTCGCACGACCTGCAGACCCCGATCACCCGGATGAAACTGCGCTGCGAGGCGCTGGACGAGGGGCCGCAGCGCGACAAGACCCTGGACGACCTGGGCGAAATGGAGCGGCTGGTGCGCGAGGGCATCGCTTATGCGCGCAGCGCCCACGGCGCCGCCGAGGCGCCGCTGCGGATCGACCTGGACGCGTTCCTGCAGAGCCTGGTCTACGACTACCAGGACACCGGCCGGCCGGTCGGCCTGAGCGGCCGCAGCGAGCGGCTGTTGGTCACCCGCCCGCACGCCTTGCGGCGGATTCTCGCCAACCTGATCGACAACGCGCTGGCCTACGCCGGCAGCGCCGAACTCGAGCTGGGTCGCGACGGCGACACGGCGGTGTTGCGGGTCGCCGATCGCGGCCCCGGCATTCCGCAGGACCAGCTCGAGCAGGTGATGCAGCCGTTCTATCGCCTGGAAGGCTCGCGAAACCGCGACAGCGGCGGCACCGGCCTGGGCCTGGCGATCGCCCAGCAGCTCGCGGCCTCGGCCGGGGCGCGCCTGAGCCTGCGCAACCGCGACGGCGGCGGATTGGAAGCGATCGTGCGCCTGGACGACGTCGATGCGGCCTGA
- a CDS encoding protein N-lysine methyltransferase family protein has protein sequence MRVCALERMNGRNEINLAIRRICAYGRSATRQSAIHRRHRPSLPDTARQRHTRRFLPFCTRLIDVPIGDVVYRIRALKDRQQFHDPDRTAERAGVPAALWSLFGQLWPAGVELARESLSYRIDGRRILEIGCGLGLSSLVLKQRGADITASDRHPLANEFLTHNARLNGLKPIPYNDLAWERPEDRAIGKFDLIVGSDVLYERDHIAALLNLIRNYATPEAEVLISDPGRGQCGPFAASMLGVGFTLSSRGYDIPREHRRNAGRMMRFER, from the coding sequence ATGCGAGTATGCGCGCTGGAACGGATGAACGGGCGAAACGAAATAAACCTCGCTATTCGCCGAATATGCGCGTATGGTCGATCCGCGACCCGGCAATCCGCGATCCATCGACGGCATCGCCCGTCCCTGCCTGACACGGCGCGACAGCGCCATACGAGGCGTTTTTTGCCGTTCTGCACCCGACTCATCGACGTCCCGATCGGCGACGTCGTCTATCGCATTCGCGCCCTGAAGGATCGCCAGCAGTTCCACGACCCCGATCGGACGGCCGAACGCGCCGGCGTTCCCGCGGCGCTGTGGAGCCTGTTCGGACAGTTGTGGCCGGCGGGCGTCGAATTGGCCCGGGAAAGCCTGTCGTATCGGATCGACGGCAGACGGATCCTGGAAATAGGTTGCGGCCTGGGGCTGTCGAGCCTGGTACTGAAGCAACGCGGCGCCGACATCACCGCGAGCGACCGTCATCCGCTCGCCAACGAGTTCCTGACCCACAACGCCCGCCTCAACGGCCTGAAGCCGATTCCCTACAACGACCTCGCCTGGGAGCGCCCGGAAGACCGCGCCATCGGCAAGTTCGACCTGATCGTCGGCAGCGACGTGCTTTACGAACGCGACCACATCGCAGCGTTGCTCAATCTGATCCGAAACTACGCGACGCCCGAGGCGGAAGTGCTGATTTCCGACCCTGGCCGCGGACAATGCGGTCCGTTCGCCGCTTCGATGCTCGGCGTCGGCTTCACCTTGAGCTCGCGCGGCTACGACATTCCCCGCGAACACCGCCGCAATGCCGGACGGATGATGCGCTTCGAGCGCTGA
- a CDS encoding cystathionine beta-lyase, whose amino-acid sequence MSLSWQSRLIHPQARAPEGFQSLATPTYRGSTTLFSSAGRVLDHWDQQQVPYSYGLYGTPTSLELGARIAELEGGRHCFLTPGGQAAISLIGLSLLSAGGHVLIPDNAYGPNRELADRVLTRLGVEAEYYPPLLGADIAERLRPNTQLVWCENPGSVSMEVQDVPAIAAAARAAGVPVALDNTYAAGVLFDAFAHGVDITMQALTKYIGGHSDLLLGSVTVRDRVLYERIGDTHQLLGMGVSPDDCSLALRGLQTLGVRLGQLQASTLEVAQWLAMREEVERVLHPALPGSPGHEIWRRDFTGSASVFSVVFRPELSVDAIVRAIDRLQLFKIGYSWGGVTSLVMPFFGLRRDHGVPGRNLVRFNIGLEAPRDLLADLQQAFSALTD is encoded by the coding sequence ATGTCGCTCTCCTGGCAATCCAGACTGATCCACCCGCAAGCGCGCGCCCCCGAAGGCTTCCAATCGCTCGCCACGCCGACCTACCGCGGCTCGACCACGCTGTTCTCCAGCGCCGGCCGCGTGCTCGATCATTGGGACCAGCAGCAGGTGCCGTACAGCTACGGCCTGTACGGCACGCCGACCAGCCTGGAGCTGGGCGCGCGCATCGCCGAACTGGAAGGCGGCCGGCACTGCTTCCTCACTCCGGGCGGCCAGGCCGCGATCAGCCTGATCGGCCTCAGCCTGCTGTCCGCGGGCGGCCACGTGCTGATCCCCGACAACGCCTACGGCCCCAACCGCGAACTCGCCGACCGCGTGCTGACGCGCCTGGGCGTGGAAGCGGAGTACTACCCGCCCCTGCTCGGCGCCGACATCGCCGAACGCCTGCGGCCGAACACCCAGTTGGTGTGGTGCGAAAACCCCGGCTCGGTGAGCATGGAAGTGCAGGACGTGCCGGCGATCGCCGCGGCCGCGCGCGCCGCCGGCGTGCCGGTCGCGCTCGACAACACCTACGCCGCCGGCGTGCTGTTCGACGCCTTCGCCCACGGCGTCGACATCACCATGCAGGCGCTGACCAAATACATCGGCGGCCACAGCGACCTGTTGCTGGGCTCGGTCACCGTGCGCGACCGCGTCTTGTACGAACGCATCGGCGACACCCATCAGCTGCTCGGCATGGGCGTTTCGCCGGACGATTGCAGCCTGGCGTTGCGCGGCCTGCAGACCCTGGGCGTGCGCCTGGGCCAGTTGCAGGCCAGCACGCTCGAGGTCGCGCAATGGCTGGCCATGCGCGAGGAAGTCGAGCGGGTCCTGCACCCCGCCCTGCCCGGCAGCCCCGGCCACGAGATCTGGCGCCGCGACTTCACCGGTTCGGCCAGCGTGTTCTCGGTGGTGTTCCGGCCCGAGCTGTCGGTCGATGCGATCGTGCGCGCGATCGACCGCCTGCAGCTGTTCAAGATCGGCTACAGCTGGGGCGGCGTGACCAGCCTGGTCATGCCCTTCTTCGGCCTGCGCCGCGACCACGGCGTACCCGGACGCAACCTGGTGCGCTTCAACATCGGCCTGGAAGCGCCGCGCGATTTGCTGGCGGACCTGCAACAGGCGTTTTCGGCGCTGACGGACTGA
- a CDS encoding LytTR family DNA-binding domain-containing protein, whose translation MAKPAFTALVAEDEALLRQALIEALGEAWPQLRIVAQCEDGAEALEALAEHRPDVAFLDIRMPGLTGVDVAGAAADVSPQTRIVFVTAYDQYAIDAFEHGAIDYLLKPVTPERLAVTVQRLQQQSGTAADSEAIAELSQRLGTQRSKPEAPALTWITASAGRETRLILVDDVIYFRADNKYTTVVTADGEAVLRKPIRELLEVLDASLFKQIHRSTIVNLKAIASIVRDDSGKGTVRLRQRSETLSVSQPFMALFRAM comes from the coding sequence ATGGCTAAGCCCGCCTTCACCGCGCTGGTCGCCGAAGACGAAGCGCTGCTGCGCCAGGCCCTGATCGAGGCGCTGGGCGAGGCCTGGCCGCAGCTGCGCATCGTCGCCCAATGCGAAGACGGCGCCGAGGCCCTGGAGGCCTTGGCCGAGCACCGGCCCGACGTCGCCTTCCTGGACATCCGCATGCCCGGGCTGACCGGCGTCGATGTCGCCGGCGCCGCCGCCGACGTCAGCCCGCAGACCCGGATCGTGTTCGTCACCGCCTACGATCAGTACGCGATCGACGCCTTCGAGCATGGGGCGATCGACTACCTGCTCAAGCCGGTGACCCCGGAGCGGCTGGCGGTGACCGTGCAGCGGCTGCAGCAGCAGTCGGGCACCGCCGCCGACAGCGAGGCGATCGCCGAGCTGAGCCAGCGCCTGGGCACGCAGCGCAGCAAGCCCGAAGCGCCGGCGCTGACCTGGATCACCGCCAGCGCCGGCCGCGAGACCCGGCTGATCCTGGTCGACGACGTGATCTATTTCCGCGCCGACAACAAATACACCACGGTGGTGACCGCCGACGGCGAAGCGGTGCTGCGCAAGCCGATCCGCGAACTGCTGGAAGTGCTGGATGCCAGCCTGTTCAAACAGATCCATCGCTCGACCATCGTCAATCTGAAGGCGATCGCCTCGATCGTGCGCGACGACAGCGGCAAGGGCACGGTGCGCCTGCGCCAGCGCAGCGAGACGCTGAGCGTCAGCCAGCCGTTCATGGCGCTGTTCCGGGCCATGTAA